From one Streptomyces sp. NBC_01478 genomic stretch:
- a CDS encoding FAD-dependent monooxygenase yields the protein MASQQVETGQARQARRIESQQVVISGGGPVGLWLAAELRLNDISVTVLETRTEIDDRSKALTVHPRGVEVLASRGIHQRFLDESLKISTGHFANLSNRLDFSVLDTPFPYTLFIPQARTEALFEEYARGLGATVRRGHRVAGFTEHADSVTVRVEGPEGPYEIEAEYIAGCDGTRSTVREVAGIEFPGTSSTCLGWLGDVLFDNPPAPGFNRFNERGGLMVVPLPDNRWRIAGTSPDSVTTEWPGDFTLDELREKVVDIAGDDFGMRDPSWLSRYGNATRLATHYRRGRVVLAGDAAHQHFPTGGVGMNVGFQDAFNLGWKLAATIDGWAPDGLLDSYHTDRYPVGEQLMEHSRAQTYLFHAFSPEGLALRDLLSRMVPASREFSDVLAGRLTALDVAYPSTDPTAHPVTGTRAPDLPLTSTDGTLFGALRADSYVLLDLTEDGALADRAQRRITVHTGAPDRTRPAWADVRAALIRPDGHVTRAWTEEDDTKLGARVDAVVTTALGR from the coding sequence ATGGCATCGCAACAGGTCGAAACAGGGCAGGCACGACAGGCACGGCGGATCGAATCGCAGCAGGTGGTCATCTCCGGAGGCGGCCCCGTCGGCCTCTGGCTCGCCGCCGAACTCCGGCTGAACGACATCTCCGTCACCGTCCTGGAGACCCGCACCGAGATCGACGACCGCTCCAAGGCGCTCACCGTGCACCCGCGCGGCGTCGAGGTGCTGGCCTCCCGGGGCATCCACCAGCGTTTCCTCGACGAGAGCCTGAAGATCTCCACGGGCCACTTCGCCAACCTGTCCAACCGGCTCGACTTCTCCGTCCTGGACACCCCGTTCCCGTACACCCTCTTCATCCCGCAGGCCCGCACCGAGGCGCTCTTCGAGGAGTACGCCCGCGGGCTCGGCGCCACCGTCCGGCGCGGGCACCGCGTCGCCGGCTTCACCGAGCACGCGGACTCGGTGACCGTGCGGGTGGAGGGGCCCGAGGGGCCGTACGAGATCGAGGCGGAGTACATCGCGGGCTGCGACGGGACCAGGAGCACCGTGCGCGAGGTCGCCGGGATCGAGTTCCCCGGCACGTCCTCGACCTGTCTCGGCTGGCTCGGTGACGTCCTCTTCGACAATCCGCCGGCGCCCGGTTTCAACCGCTTCAACGAGCGCGGCGGGCTGATGGTCGTGCCGCTGCCCGACAACCGGTGGCGGATCGCGGGCACCAGCCCCGACAGCGTGACCACCGAGTGGCCCGGCGACTTCACGCTGGACGAACTGCGGGAGAAGGTCGTCGACATCGCCGGCGACGACTTCGGCATGCGCGACCCGTCCTGGCTCTCCCGCTACGGCAACGCCACCCGGCTCGCCACCCACTACCGGCGTGGCCGCGTCGTCCTCGCGGGCGACGCCGCCCACCAGCACTTCCCCACCGGCGGTGTCGGCATGAACGTCGGTTTCCAGGACGCCTTCAACCTCGGCTGGAAGCTGGCCGCGACGATCGACGGCTGGGCCCCGGACGGGCTGCTGGACAGCTACCACACCGACCGCTACCCGGTCGGCGAGCAGTTGATGGAGCACAGCCGCGCGCAGACCTACCTGTTCCACGCCTTCTCGCCCGAGGGGCTCGCCCTGCGGGACCTGCTGAGCCGGATGGTCCCCGCGTCACGGGAGTTCAGCGACGTACTGGCCGGCCGCCTGACCGCGCTCGACGTCGCCTACCCGAGCACCGACCCCACGGCCCACCCGGTGACCGGCACCCGCGCCCCCGATCTCCCCCTGACCAGCACGGACGGCACGCTGTTCGGCGCGCTGCGGGCGGACTCGTACGTCCTGCTCGACCTCACGGAGGACGGCGCGCTCGCCGACCGCGCTCAGCGGCGGATCACCGTGCACACCGGTGCGCCCGACCGGACCCGGCCCGCCTGGGCGGACGTACGCGCCGCCCTGATCCGCCCGGACGGACACGTCACCCGGGCCTGGACGGAGGAGGACGACACCAAGCTGGGGGCGAGGGTGGACGCCGTCGTCACCACGGCCCTTGGCCGCTAG